CAACTACACGGAAGAATTCAGTACGCGAAGCGCAGAATCCGCAGCCAGTGAGCGTACAATCCTCAGTCTCTCAGAAGAGGTTGCCCGCGAAATTATGCTTAAAATTCGCTCCCTTCCAGAAAAGGAAGACAGACAAATAGCGGAAACAAAAGCTGAAAAAGACGATAATTGGTGAGGGTTAACGAAAGGATATTTCAGACTCTAGGAATATCAAATCATAGAAATCAAAATAACTGTAGGCGTCATTGCTTCGCTTTCGCTCGCAATGACGATAAAACTTTGTTTACTAAATATGTAATGTAGCTATCATATATATCCTTTCGGATAAGTTCTAAAACAGCTTCTGCCCGTTGGGAACCCGCGGGTCGGCAGTCGCAAGACACACAGCGCCCGCCTCATCAGGAAATCCAACTAGGAGAAATTCGGACATGAACCCAGCGATATTGCGAGGGGCTAGGTTCACGCATCCCATCACTTGCCGTCCAACAAGATCTTCAAGGGTGTAGTGTTTGGTAACTTGGGCGGACGTCTGCTTGATGCCAAGGTCACCCCCGAAATCAACCCACACTTTGTAAGCTGGCTTTTGCGCTCTTGGAAAAGCTTCTGCTTTGACAACAGTGCCGGAACGCAATTCAACACGACTAAAATCTTCATAAGTAATAATATTCATATTCTTCATCCATAAACAATTGATTTATATAATAATAACGTAAATAACAGGGAACGGACCTCTTTCATCAAAAGGCCACAGAGAGGCTGATATAAACGTTACCGCTTATAGAGAAAACATGGATTAAATGAGTGTCGGCTTTTCGTCATAGTCTTTATGTAGAAGGTCAATGGACAGATTTCAAGAAAAAATTAAGATCCTCACAAAAAATCCTCACACCACCAGCTGGGTGGGGAATCCACCGGCTTCAAGACGAGCGATGATATTTGTCGCATGATCAGCATCTCGTGTTTCAACAACCGCGTCCAACACGGCCATCTTGACCGTGATGTGATTAAAGAGGCGTTGATGGTTCACCTCAAAAATATTGCCGCCCGCATCCCCAATGATCTTCGAGATCTGCCCTAAAACACCAGGTGCATCGTTGATGTCGATCTTGAGGCGCACCAGTTTGCCATGGTGCACAAGACCGCGTAAGAGCAAAGAGGACAGGATGCGCGCAT
This is a stretch of genomic DNA from Alphaproteobacteria bacterium. It encodes these proteins:
- a CDS encoding tRNA-binding protein, producing MNIITYEDFSRVELRSGTVVKAEAFPRAQKPAYKVWVDFGGDLGIKQTSAQVTKHYTLEDLVGRQVMGCVNLAPRNIAGFMSEFLLVGFPDEAGAVCLATADPRVPNGQKLF